TGTAGGGGTTAAACAACAGAGGAAAGTTGAAAAAAGCAGGCAATTCATCAAGTTTGCCACTTTCTCATAAAATTTTCCTTGACTCTCATAATTTTTGGTTTGTAAACTGTAAACTAGTAAATGAGAGAGCGAATTGAGAAACGCTTTGATTTGACTCCGTTGCGAACAAATCCAAATTAGTTTTAATTTAGACATCTCTCAACTAAGTAATTTAGGAGATTAGAGTCCATGACATTAGATGTATTTTCCAAGGTTGTTTCCCAAGCCGACGCTAGAGGCGAATTCCTCAGCACCGAACAACTAGATGCTTTAAGTGCAGTTGTAGCTTCCGGCAACAAGCGTTTAGACGCTGTTAACCGCATTACAAGCAACGCTTCCGCTATCGTTACCAACGCAGCTCGTTCTTTATTTGAAGAACAGCCTCAATTGATCGCTCCCGGTGGTAATGCTTACACCAACCGTCGGAACGCTGCTTGTCTACGCGACATGGAAATCATTTTACGCTATGTTACCTACGCCGCTATCGCTGGTGACGCTAGTGTTCTTGATGACCGTTGCTTGAACGGCTTGCGCGAAACATACCAAGCTTTGGGTACTCCTGGTAGCTCTGTAGCAGTTGGTGTTGGTAAAATGAAAGAAGCAGCGATCGCTATCGTTAACGATCCTAACG
The DNA window shown above is from Anabaena sp. WA102 and carries:
- a CDS encoding phycocyanin subunit beta; translated protein: MTLDVFSKVVSQADARGEFLSTEQLDALSAVVASGNKRLDAVNRITSNASAIVTNAARSLFEEQPQLIAPGGNAYTNRRNAACLRDMEIILRYVTYAAIAGDASVLDDRCLNGLRETYQALGTPGSSVAVGVGKMKEAAIAIVNDPNGITKGDCSSLVSELASYFDRAAAAVV